The following coding sequences lie in one Paramormyrops kingsleyae isolate MSU_618 chromosome 15, PKINGS_0.4, whole genome shotgun sequence genomic window:
- the sgip1a gene encoding SH3-containing GRB2-like protein 3-interacting protein 1 isoform X4 has protein sequence MAEELCTGWFRIVAGSLEIEECKSAIMMEGLKKRTRKAFGIRKKEKDVDSTGSPDRDGCDRQETESPQKKTNGAPNGICGEMDWDRYNAPDVDDEGYSIRPEDDEEGKGKFFSSSDSEGEDDQLKKFKIKIKPKESTEIITPSMEELKASIGNIALSPALMGLMKANLTGEEIARPRRSVVTAPPIAGFENAPPRDPTPIPEDSATLFGPPLETAFEGEKMEAVIDEPGVWGAPPTESPDFPAGTPPLLPPKNVSALPPLFGPPSAVFAEMSRNEGDEPSEAVKPSFADLDSIFGPVKAPESMEAVVENKWISFSDDSPEKPHPLGEQPPPLPQAPPPDSPPRVPATPTQEDKSDQPRSSSPLSVHIIPPQLENNQGDQKSLEATPGNENLAGSAASQAAPPTSWAVVSSPEPCSSYGPESGSSCPARPSTPVAGSEPAPPPPPPRPPSRPSVPLGKPSAGEGAPVFCPPVPSCSPPPLAPLARAESTSSISSTNSLSAATTPTVSREPTGAVSENDQPSLVWFDRGKFYLTFEGCSRGPSPLTMGAQDTLPVAAAFTETINAYFKGADPSKCVVKITGEMVLSFPAGITRHFANNPSPAVLTFSITNYGRLEHVLPNPQLLCCDATQSSGNFWVNMTSLMVHLKKVAEQKPQATYYNVDMLKYQVSSQGVQTTPLNLAVSWRCESASTDLRIDYKYNGEAMNVPTALNNVQFLVPVDGGVTKLQAVLPPAAWNAEQQRILWKIPDISQKSENGGVGSLLARFQLTDGPSKPAPLAVQFTSEGSTLSGCDIELAGTGYRFSLVKKRFAAGKYLADN, from the exons GATTGAAAAAACGTACCCGAAAGGCTTTCGGGATACGCAAGAAAGAGAAGGACGTCGATTCCAC GGGATCGCCGGACAGAGATGGATGT GACCGTCAAGAGACCGAATCG CCACAGAAAAAGACCAACGGTGCTCCAAATGGGATCTGTGGAGAAATGGACTGGGACCGATAT AATGCTCCTGACGTGGACGATGAGGGCTACAGTATTAGGCCGGAGGATGACGAAGAGG GCAAGGGAAAGTTTTTCTCATCCAGTGATTCTGAAGGGGAGGATGACCAGCTGAAGAAATTCAAGATCAAGATCAAACCTAAAGAGAGTACCGAAATTATCACGCCCTCCATGGAGGAGCTTAAAGCTTCTATAGGAAACATAGCACTATCTCCTGCCCTAATG GGCCTGATGAAAGCAAATCTGACTG GTGAAGAGATTGCCAGACCGAGACGGTCCGTGGTCACAGCGCCCCCCATTGCAGGTTTCGAAAATGCGCCCCCAAG AGATCCAACTCCGATACCAGAGGACTCGGCCACCTTGTTTGGGCCTCCCCTAGAGACAGCGTTCGAAGGAGAGAAAATGGAAG CGGTTATAGACGAGCCCGGTGTGTGGGGTGCACCTCCTACTGAGTCACCTGACTTTCCTGCCGGAA CTCCACCTCTGCTTCCACCCAAGAATGTCTCAGCCCTGCCTCCCTTGTTTGGGCCCCCATCCGCAGTGTTTGCTG AGATGTCGAGGAATGAAGGGGATGAGCCATCAGAAGCAGTCAAGCCCTCATTTGCGGACCTGGACTCCATCTTTGGACCTGTTAAAGCCCCTGAATCCATGGAGGCTGTGGTGGAGAATAAATGGATCAGCTTCAGTGATGACTCACCTGAGAAACCCCACCCTCTGGGGGAACAGCCTCCGCCCCTTCctcaggccccgcccccagacTCACCCCCTCGTGTTCCGGCCACTCCCACTCAGGAGGACAAGTCTGACCAACCCAGAAGCTCCTCCCCATTGTCTGTTCACATTATTCCCCCACAACTTGAAAATAACCAGGGAGATCAGAAGAGCCTGGAAGCCACACCAGGCAACGAGAACCTCGCAGGGTCCGCGGCCTCACAGGCAGCTCCTCCCACGTCCTGGGCTGTGGTGTCCTCACCCGAACCCTGCTCTAGCTACGGCCCCGAGAGCG GGTCTTCCTGCCCGGCTCGCCCTTCCACACCTGTGGCTGGCAGCGAacctgccccaccccctcccccgccaagACCCCCCTCAAGACCATCAGTACCCCTTGGGAAGCCCAGTGCGGGGGAAGGG GCCCCAGTGTTCTGCCCCCCTGTCCCTTCCtgcagccccccacccctggcccCGCTGGCACGGGCAGAGAGcacctcctccatctcctccaCCAACTCGCTGAGCGCCGCCACCACGCCCACCGTCAGTAGGGAGCCCACGGGTGCCGTGTCAG aAAATGACCAGCCTTCGCTGGTATGGTTTGACAGAGGGAAGTTTTATTTAACCTTTGAAG GCTGTTCCCGAGGACCCAGTCCTCTCACCATGGGTGCCCAGGACACCCTCCCTGTGGCGGCTGCCTTCACAGAGACCATCAACGCCTACTTCAAGGGGGCAGATCCAAGCAA GTGTGTGGTGAAGATCACTGGGGAGATGGTGCTGTCCTTCCCGGCCGGGATCACAAGGCACTTTGCTAATAACCCCTCCCCAGCCGTCCTAACGTTCAGCATAACCAACTACGGCCGACTGGAGCACGTTCTCCCTAACCCTCAGCTGCTGTGCTG TGACGCCACACAATCCAGTGGTAACTTCTGGGTGAACATGACCAGCTTGATGGTCCACCTGAAGAAAGTGGCTGAGCAGAAACCCCAGGCCACGTACTACAATGTGGACATGCTGAAATATCAG GTATCCTCACAGGGCGTCCAGACCACACCGCTGAATCTGGCGGTCAGCTGGAGATGTGAGTCGGCATCCACAGACCTCCGGATTGACTACAAGTACAACGGGGAGGCCATGAACGTGCCCACGGCGCTCAACAACGTCCAGTTCCTGGTGCCCGTGGATGGCGGTGTGACCAAACTGCAGGCGGTACTTCCCCCAGCGGCGTG GAATGCGGAGCAACAGCGGATCCTGTGGAAGATCCCGGATATTTCACAGAAGTCAGAGAATGGAG GTGTTGGTTCGCTACTGGCGAGGTTCCAGCTGACGGACGGGCCCAGTAAACCTGCGCCGCTAGCGGTCCAGTTCACCAGCGAGGGCAGCACACTTTCAGGCTGCGACATCGAGCTAGCGGGGACCGGCTACAGGTTCTCGCTCGTCAAGAAGAGGTTCGCAGCGG GAAAATACCTGGCAGATAACTAG
- the sgip1a gene encoding SH3-containing GRB2-like protein 3-interacting protein 1 isoform X2 translates to MAEELCTGWFRIVAGSLEIEECKSAIMMEGLKKRTRKAFGIRKKEKDVDSTGSPDRDGCDRQETESPQKKTNGAPNGICGEMDWDRYNAPDVDDEGYSIRPEDDEEGKGKFFSSSDSEGEDDQLKKFKIKIKPKESTEIITPSMEELKASIGNIALSPALMRRSPGLMKANLTGEEIARPRRSVVTAPPIAGFENAPPRDPTPIPEDSATLFGPPLETAFEGEKMEAVIDEPGVWGAPPTESPDFPAGTPPLLPPKNVSALPPLFGPPSAVFAEMSRNEGDEPSEAVKPSFADLDSIFGPVKAPESMEAVVENKWISFSDDSPEKPHPLGEQPPPLPQAPPPDSPPRVPATPTQEDKSDQPRSSSPLSVHIIPPQLENNQGDQKSLEATPGNENLAGSAASQAAPPTSWAVVSSPEPCSSYGPESGSSCPARPSTPVAGSEPAPPPPPPRPPSRPSVPLGKPSAGEGAPVFCPPVPSCSPPPLAPLARAESTSSISSTNSLSAATTPTVSREPTGAVSENDQPSLVWFDRGKFYLTFEGCSRGPSPLTMGAQDTLPVAAAFTETINAYFKGADPSKCVVKITGEMVLSFPAGITRHFANNPSPAVLTFSITNYGRLEHVLPNPQLLCCDATQSSGNFWVNMTSLMVHLKKVAEQKPQATYYNVDMLKYQVSSQGVQTTPLNLAVSWRCESASTDLRIDYKYNGEAMNVPTALNNVQFLVPVDGGVTKLQAVLPPAAWNAEQQRILWKIPDISQKSENGGVGSLLARFQLTDGPSKPAPLAVQFTSEGSTLSGCDIELAGTGYRFSLVKKRFAAGKYLADN, encoded by the exons GATTGAAAAAACGTACCCGAAAGGCTTTCGGGATACGCAAGAAAGAGAAGGACGTCGATTCCAC GGGATCGCCGGACAGAGATGGATGT GACCGTCAAGAGACCGAATCG CCACAGAAAAAGACCAACGGTGCTCCAAATGGGATCTGTGGAGAAATGGACTGGGACCGATAT AATGCTCCTGACGTGGACGATGAGGGCTACAGTATTAGGCCGGAGGATGACGAAGAGG GCAAGGGAAAGTTTTTCTCATCCAGTGATTCTGAAGGGGAGGATGACCAGCTGAAGAAATTCAAGATCAAGATCAAACCTAAAGAGAGTACCGAAATTATCACGCCCTCCATGGAGGAGCTTAAAGCTTCTATAGGAAACATAGCACTATCTCCTGCCCTAATG AGACGTAGCCCG GGCCTGATGAAAGCAAATCTGACTG GTGAAGAGATTGCCAGACCGAGACGGTCCGTGGTCACAGCGCCCCCCATTGCAGGTTTCGAAAATGCGCCCCCAAG AGATCCAACTCCGATACCAGAGGACTCGGCCACCTTGTTTGGGCCTCCCCTAGAGACAGCGTTCGAAGGAGAGAAAATGGAAG CGGTTATAGACGAGCCCGGTGTGTGGGGTGCACCTCCTACTGAGTCACCTGACTTTCCTGCCGGAA CTCCACCTCTGCTTCCACCCAAGAATGTCTCAGCCCTGCCTCCCTTGTTTGGGCCCCCATCCGCAGTGTTTGCTG AGATGTCGAGGAATGAAGGGGATGAGCCATCAGAAGCAGTCAAGCCCTCATTTGCGGACCTGGACTCCATCTTTGGACCTGTTAAAGCCCCTGAATCCATGGAGGCTGTGGTGGAGAATAAATGGATCAGCTTCAGTGATGACTCACCTGAGAAACCCCACCCTCTGGGGGAACAGCCTCCGCCCCTTCctcaggccccgcccccagacTCACCCCCTCGTGTTCCGGCCACTCCCACTCAGGAGGACAAGTCTGACCAACCCAGAAGCTCCTCCCCATTGTCTGTTCACATTATTCCCCCACAACTTGAAAATAACCAGGGAGATCAGAAGAGCCTGGAAGCCACACCAGGCAACGAGAACCTCGCAGGGTCCGCGGCCTCACAGGCAGCTCCTCCCACGTCCTGGGCTGTGGTGTCCTCACCCGAACCCTGCTCTAGCTACGGCCCCGAGAGCG GGTCTTCCTGCCCGGCTCGCCCTTCCACACCTGTGGCTGGCAGCGAacctgccccaccccctcccccgccaagACCCCCCTCAAGACCATCAGTACCCCTTGGGAAGCCCAGTGCGGGGGAAGGG GCCCCAGTGTTCTGCCCCCCTGTCCCTTCCtgcagccccccacccctggcccCGCTGGCACGGGCAGAGAGcacctcctccatctcctccaCCAACTCGCTGAGCGCCGCCACCACGCCCACCGTCAGTAGGGAGCCCACGGGTGCCGTGTCAG aAAATGACCAGCCTTCGCTGGTATGGTTTGACAGAGGGAAGTTTTATTTAACCTTTGAAG GCTGTTCCCGAGGACCCAGTCCTCTCACCATGGGTGCCCAGGACACCCTCCCTGTGGCGGCTGCCTTCACAGAGACCATCAACGCCTACTTCAAGGGGGCAGATCCAAGCAA GTGTGTGGTGAAGATCACTGGGGAGATGGTGCTGTCCTTCCCGGCCGGGATCACAAGGCACTTTGCTAATAACCCCTCCCCAGCCGTCCTAACGTTCAGCATAACCAACTACGGCCGACTGGAGCACGTTCTCCCTAACCCTCAGCTGCTGTGCTG TGACGCCACACAATCCAGTGGTAACTTCTGGGTGAACATGACCAGCTTGATGGTCCACCTGAAGAAAGTGGCTGAGCAGAAACCCCAGGCCACGTACTACAATGTGGACATGCTGAAATATCAG GTATCCTCACAGGGCGTCCAGACCACACCGCTGAATCTGGCGGTCAGCTGGAGATGTGAGTCGGCATCCACAGACCTCCGGATTGACTACAAGTACAACGGGGAGGCCATGAACGTGCCCACGGCGCTCAACAACGTCCAGTTCCTGGTGCCCGTGGATGGCGGTGTGACCAAACTGCAGGCGGTACTTCCCCCAGCGGCGTG GAATGCGGAGCAACAGCGGATCCTGTGGAAGATCCCGGATATTTCACAGAAGTCAGAGAATGGAG GTGTTGGTTCGCTACTGGCGAGGTTCCAGCTGACGGACGGGCCCAGTAAACCTGCGCCGCTAGCGGTCCAGTTCACCAGCGAGGGCAGCACACTTTCAGGCTGCGACATCGAGCTAGCGGGGACCGGCTACAGGTTCTCGCTCGTCAAGAAGAGGTTCGCAGCGG GAAAATACCTGGCAGATAACTAG
- the sgip1a gene encoding SH3-containing GRB2-like protein 3-interacting protein 1 isoform X7 — protein sequence MMEGLKKRTRKAFGIRKKEKDVDSTGSPDRDGCDRQETESPQKKTNGAPNGICGEMDWDRYNAPDVDDEGYSIRPEDDEEGKGKFFSSSDSEGEDDQLKKFKIKIKPKESTEIITPSMEELKASIGNIALSPALMRTSPRRSPGLMKANLTGEEIARPRRSVVTAPPIAGFENAPPRDPTPIPEDSATLFGPPLETAFEGEKMEAVIDEPGVWGAPPTESPDFPAGTPPLLPPKNVSALPPLFGPPSAVFAEMSRNEGDEPSEAVKPSFADLDSIFGPVKAPESMEAVVENKWISFSDDSPEKPHPLGEQPPPLPQAPPPDSPPRVPATPTQEDKSDQPRSSSPLSVHIIPPQLENNQGDQKSLEATPGNENLAGSAASQAAPPTSWAVVSSPEPCSSYGPESGSSCPARPSTPVAGSEPAPPPPPPRPPSRPSVPLGKPSAGEGAPVFCPPVPSCSPPPLAPLARAESTSSISSTNSLSAATTPTVSREPTGAVSENDQPSLVWFDRGKFYLTFEGCSRGPSPLTMGAQDTLPVAAAFTETINAYFKGADPSKCVVKITGEMVLSFPAGITRHFANNPSPAVLTFSITNYGRLEHVLPNPQLLCCDATQSSGNFWVNMTSLMVHLKKVAEQKPQATYYNVDMLKYQVSSQGVQTTPLNLAVSWRCESASTDLRIDYKYNGEAMNVPTALNNVQFLVPVDGGVTKLQAVLPPAAWNAEQQRILWKIPDISQKSENGGVGSLLARFQLTDGPSKPAPLAVQFTSEGSTLSGCDIELAGTGYRFSLVKKRFAAGKYLADN from the exons GATTGAAAAAACGTACCCGAAAGGCTTTCGGGATACGCAAGAAAGAGAAGGACGTCGATTCCAC GGGATCGCCGGACAGAGATGGATGT GACCGTCAAGAGACCGAATCG CCACAGAAAAAGACCAACGGTGCTCCAAATGGGATCTGTGGAGAAATGGACTGGGACCGATAT AATGCTCCTGACGTGGACGATGAGGGCTACAGTATTAGGCCGGAGGATGACGAAGAGG GCAAGGGAAAGTTTTTCTCATCCAGTGATTCTGAAGGGGAGGATGACCAGCTGAAGAAATTCAAGATCAAGATCAAACCTAAAGAGAGTACCGAAATTATCACGCCCTCCATGGAGGAGCTTAAAGCTTCTATAGGAAACATAGCACTATCTCCTGCCCTAATG AGGACTAGCCCG AGACGTAGCCCG GGCCTGATGAAAGCAAATCTGACTG GTGAAGAGATTGCCAGACCGAGACGGTCCGTGGTCACAGCGCCCCCCATTGCAGGTTTCGAAAATGCGCCCCCAAG AGATCCAACTCCGATACCAGAGGACTCGGCCACCTTGTTTGGGCCTCCCCTAGAGACAGCGTTCGAAGGAGAGAAAATGGAAG CGGTTATAGACGAGCCCGGTGTGTGGGGTGCACCTCCTACTGAGTCACCTGACTTTCCTGCCGGAA CTCCACCTCTGCTTCCACCCAAGAATGTCTCAGCCCTGCCTCCCTTGTTTGGGCCCCCATCCGCAGTGTTTGCTG AGATGTCGAGGAATGAAGGGGATGAGCCATCAGAAGCAGTCAAGCCCTCATTTGCGGACCTGGACTCCATCTTTGGACCTGTTAAAGCCCCTGAATCCATGGAGGCTGTGGTGGAGAATAAATGGATCAGCTTCAGTGATGACTCACCTGAGAAACCCCACCCTCTGGGGGAACAGCCTCCGCCCCTTCctcaggccccgcccccagacTCACCCCCTCGTGTTCCGGCCACTCCCACTCAGGAGGACAAGTCTGACCAACCCAGAAGCTCCTCCCCATTGTCTGTTCACATTATTCCCCCACAACTTGAAAATAACCAGGGAGATCAGAAGAGCCTGGAAGCCACACCAGGCAACGAGAACCTCGCAGGGTCCGCGGCCTCACAGGCAGCTCCTCCCACGTCCTGGGCTGTGGTGTCCTCACCCGAACCCTGCTCTAGCTACGGCCCCGAGAGCG GGTCTTCCTGCCCGGCTCGCCCTTCCACACCTGTGGCTGGCAGCGAacctgccccaccccctcccccgccaagACCCCCCTCAAGACCATCAGTACCCCTTGGGAAGCCCAGTGCGGGGGAAGGG GCCCCAGTGTTCTGCCCCCCTGTCCCTTCCtgcagccccccacccctggcccCGCTGGCACGGGCAGAGAGcacctcctccatctcctccaCCAACTCGCTGAGCGCCGCCACCACGCCCACCGTCAGTAGGGAGCCCACGGGTGCCGTGTCAG aAAATGACCAGCCTTCGCTGGTATGGTTTGACAGAGGGAAGTTTTATTTAACCTTTGAAG GCTGTTCCCGAGGACCCAGTCCTCTCACCATGGGTGCCCAGGACACCCTCCCTGTGGCGGCTGCCTTCACAGAGACCATCAACGCCTACTTCAAGGGGGCAGATCCAAGCAA GTGTGTGGTGAAGATCACTGGGGAGATGGTGCTGTCCTTCCCGGCCGGGATCACAAGGCACTTTGCTAATAACCCCTCCCCAGCCGTCCTAACGTTCAGCATAACCAACTACGGCCGACTGGAGCACGTTCTCCCTAACCCTCAGCTGCTGTGCTG TGACGCCACACAATCCAGTGGTAACTTCTGGGTGAACATGACCAGCTTGATGGTCCACCTGAAGAAAGTGGCTGAGCAGAAACCCCAGGCCACGTACTACAATGTGGACATGCTGAAATATCAG GTATCCTCACAGGGCGTCCAGACCACACCGCTGAATCTGGCGGTCAGCTGGAGATGTGAGTCGGCATCCACAGACCTCCGGATTGACTACAAGTACAACGGGGAGGCCATGAACGTGCCCACGGCGCTCAACAACGTCCAGTTCCTGGTGCCCGTGGATGGCGGTGTGACCAAACTGCAGGCGGTACTTCCCCCAGCGGCGTG GAATGCGGAGCAACAGCGGATCCTGTGGAAGATCCCGGATATTTCACAGAAGTCAGAGAATGGAG GTGTTGGTTCGCTACTGGCGAGGTTCCAGCTGACGGACGGGCCCAGTAAACCTGCGCCGCTAGCGGTCCAGTTCACCAGCGAGGGCAGCACACTTTCAGGCTGCGACATCGAGCTAGCGGGGACCGGCTACAGGTTCTCGCTCGTCAAGAAGAGGTTCGCAGCGG GAAAATACCTGGCAGATAACTAG
- the sgip1a gene encoding SH3-containing GRB2-like protein 3-interacting protein 1 isoform X6: MAEELCTGWFRIVAGSLEIEECKSAIMMEGLKKRTRKAFGIRKKEKDVDSTGSPDRDGCDRQETESPQKKTNGAPNGICGEMDWDRYNAPDVDDEGYSIRPEDDEEGKGKFFSSSDSEGEDDQLKKFKIKIKPKESTEIITPSMEELKASIGNIALSPALMRTSPRRSPGLMKANLTGEEIARPRRSVVTAPPIAGFENAPPRDPTPIPEDSATLFGPPLETAFEGEKMEAPPLLPPKNVSALPPLFGPPSAVFAEMSRNEGDEPSEAVKPSFADLDSIFGPVKAPESMEAVVENKWISFSDDSPEKPHPLGEQPPPLPQAPPPDSPPRVPATPTQEDKSDQPRSSSPLSVHIIPPQLENNQGDQKSLEATPGNENLAGSAASQAAPPTSWAVVSSPEPCSSYGPESGSSCPARPSTPVAGSEPAPPPPPPRPPSRPSVPLGKPSAGEGAPVFCPPVPSCSPPPLAPLARAESTSSISSTNSLSAATTPTVSREPTGAVSENDQPSLVWFDRGKFYLTFEGCSRGPSPLTMGAQDTLPVAAAFTETINAYFKGADPSKCVVKITGEMVLSFPAGITRHFANNPSPAVLTFSITNYGRLEHVLPNPQLLCCDATQSSGNFWVNMTSLMVHLKKVAEQKPQATYYNVDMLKYQVSSQGVQTTPLNLAVSWRCESASTDLRIDYKYNGEAMNVPTALNNVQFLVPVDGGVTKLQAVLPPAAWNAEQQRILWKIPDISQKSENGGVGSLLARFQLTDGPSKPAPLAVQFTSEGSTLSGCDIELAGTGYRFSLVKKRFAAGKYLADN, from the exons GATTGAAAAAACGTACCCGAAAGGCTTTCGGGATACGCAAGAAAGAGAAGGACGTCGATTCCAC GGGATCGCCGGACAGAGATGGATGT GACCGTCAAGAGACCGAATCG CCACAGAAAAAGACCAACGGTGCTCCAAATGGGATCTGTGGAGAAATGGACTGGGACCGATAT AATGCTCCTGACGTGGACGATGAGGGCTACAGTATTAGGCCGGAGGATGACGAAGAGG GCAAGGGAAAGTTTTTCTCATCCAGTGATTCTGAAGGGGAGGATGACCAGCTGAAGAAATTCAAGATCAAGATCAAACCTAAAGAGAGTACCGAAATTATCACGCCCTCCATGGAGGAGCTTAAAGCTTCTATAGGAAACATAGCACTATCTCCTGCCCTAATG AGGACTAGCCCG AGACGTAGCCCG GGCCTGATGAAAGCAAATCTGACTG GTGAAGAGATTGCCAGACCGAGACGGTCCGTGGTCACAGCGCCCCCCATTGCAGGTTTCGAAAATGCGCCCCCAAG AGATCCAACTCCGATACCAGAGGACTCGGCCACCTTGTTTGGGCCTCCCCTAGAGACAGCGTTCGAAGGAGAGAAAATGGAAG CTCCACCTCTGCTTCCACCCAAGAATGTCTCAGCCCTGCCTCCCTTGTTTGGGCCCCCATCCGCAGTGTTTGCTG AGATGTCGAGGAATGAAGGGGATGAGCCATCAGAAGCAGTCAAGCCCTCATTTGCGGACCTGGACTCCATCTTTGGACCTGTTAAAGCCCCTGAATCCATGGAGGCTGTGGTGGAGAATAAATGGATCAGCTTCAGTGATGACTCACCTGAGAAACCCCACCCTCTGGGGGAACAGCCTCCGCCCCTTCctcaggccccgcccccagacTCACCCCCTCGTGTTCCGGCCACTCCCACTCAGGAGGACAAGTCTGACCAACCCAGAAGCTCCTCCCCATTGTCTGTTCACATTATTCCCCCACAACTTGAAAATAACCAGGGAGATCAGAAGAGCCTGGAAGCCACACCAGGCAACGAGAACCTCGCAGGGTCCGCGGCCTCACAGGCAGCTCCTCCCACGTCCTGGGCTGTGGTGTCCTCACCCGAACCCTGCTCTAGCTACGGCCCCGAGAGCG GGTCTTCCTGCCCGGCTCGCCCTTCCACACCTGTGGCTGGCAGCGAacctgccccaccccctcccccgccaagACCCCCCTCAAGACCATCAGTACCCCTTGGGAAGCCCAGTGCGGGGGAAGGG GCCCCAGTGTTCTGCCCCCCTGTCCCTTCCtgcagccccccacccctggcccCGCTGGCACGGGCAGAGAGcacctcctccatctcctccaCCAACTCGCTGAGCGCCGCCACCACGCCCACCGTCAGTAGGGAGCCCACGGGTGCCGTGTCAG aAAATGACCAGCCTTCGCTGGTATGGTTTGACAGAGGGAAGTTTTATTTAACCTTTGAAG GCTGTTCCCGAGGACCCAGTCCTCTCACCATGGGTGCCCAGGACACCCTCCCTGTGGCGGCTGCCTTCACAGAGACCATCAACGCCTACTTCAAGGGGGCAGATCCAAGCAA GTGTGTGGTGAAGATCACTGGGGAGATGGTGCTGTCCTTCCCGGCCGGGATCACAAGGCACTTTGCTAATAACCCCTCCCCAGCCGTCCTAACGTTCAGCATAACCAACTACGGCCGACTGGAGCACGTTCTCCCTAACCCTCAGCTGCTGTGCTG TGACGCCACACAATCCAGTGGTAACTTCTGGGTGAACATGACCAGCTTGATGGTCCACCTGAAGAAAGTGGCTGAGCAGAAACCCCAGGCCACGTACTACAATGTGGACATGCTGAAATATCAG GTATCCTCACAGGGCGTCCAGACCACACCGCTGAATCTGGCGGTCAGCTGGAGATGTGAGTCGGCATCCACAGACCTCCGGATTGACTACAAGTACAACGGGGAGGCCATGAACGTGCCCACGGCGCTCAACAACGTCCAGTTCCTGGTGCCCGTGGATGGCGGTGTGACCAAACTGCAGGCGGTACTTCCCCCAGCGGCGTG GAATGCGGAGCAACAGCGGATCCTGTGGAAGATCCCGGATATTTCACAGAAGTCAGAGAATGGAG GTGTTGGTTCGCTACTGGCGAGGTTCCAGCTGACGGACGGGCCCAGTAAACCTGCGCCGCTAGCGGTCCAGTTCACCAGCGAGGGCAGCACACTTTCAGGCTGCGACATCGAGCTAGCGGGGACCGGCTACAGGTTCTCGCTCGTCAAGAAGAGGTTCGCAGCGG GAAAATACCTGGCAGATAACTAG